In Cicer arietinum cultivar CDC Frontier isolate Library 1 chromosome 7, Cicar.CDCFrontier_v2.0, whole genome shotgun sequence, a single window of DNA contains:
- the LOC101498464 gene encoding uncharacterized protein isoform X1 has product MDMEMATVESIEKIPLQDPPEEEFSSADLTWTKFGNAEHHDEVALIPYDRVDAFIIGECCNVLCPTRFHIERGRKRTIGTLKEYKDDEYLEYRLYWCSFGPENYGEGGGILPSRRYRLNTRNRAARPQSMRGCTCHFVVKRLYARPSLALIIYNERRHVNKSGFVCHGPLDRDAIGPGAKKIPYICNEIQQQTMSMIYLGIPEENILEKHIEGIERYCGSNAKVNSLASQYVHKLGMIIKRSTHELDLDDQASIRMWVERNRKSVFFHQDTSESDPFILGIQTEWQLQQMVRFGHRNVVAADSSFGVKRLKYPLFTLLVFDSRQHALPVAWIITRSFAKPDVSKWLNALIDRARSVEPGWKVSGFLIDDAAADIDLLRDIFGCPVLFSLWRIRRSWLRNIVRKCNNIEVQREIFKRLGTIVYSIWGGTNTSVALEQFMLDFVDQTDFMEYFKVSWVPKIEMWLSMMRNFPLASQEASGALEAYHVKLKAKLFDDSHLGALQRVDWLVHKLTTELHSSYWLDRFADESDSFQNVKEGYIASTSWHRALQIPDSAVSLDDKDRLFAKVASQKDRSLIHIVWNPGSEFSFCDCSWSLQGNLCKHVLKVNMICDNLQGCQRSMSFRSFEEVLMDLWRKPVDDSFALDVSLAWTHQMLDQIQKLVELNNSTDIGTVVTNMPLKWVSKKGRTYIGKRSSVLSTPGNRNTDSVVTHKKNRKRKRLSRLS; this is encoded by the exons ATGGACATGGAGATGGCTACAGTTGAATCAATAGAAAAGATTCCTTTACAAGATCCACCTGAAGAAGAGTTCTCTTCTGCTGACTTAACTTGGACCAAGTTTGGGAATGCTGAACACCATGATGAGGTTGCCCTTATCCCTTACGACAGAGTTGATGCTTTTATAATTGGTGAGTGCTGTAACGTGTTGTGCCCGACTCGGTTTCATATCGAGAGAGGAAGGAAACGAACTATTGGCACCTTGAAGGAGTACAAGGATGATGAATACCTTGAGTACAGGCT GTACTGGTGCTCGTTTGGTCCAGAAAATTATGGGGAGGGTGGAGGCATATTACCTAGTCGGAGATACCGACTTAATACCCGAAATCGTGCTGCTAGACCTCAATCAATGCGAGGTTGTACCTGTCATTTTGTTGTCAAACGTCTTTATGCCCGTCCGTCACTCGCACTTATTATATACAATGAGAGGCGTCATGTTAACAAGTCTGGTTTTGTCTGCCATGGACCACTTGATAGAGATGCCATTGGCCCAGGTGCCAAAAAAATTCCATATATATGCAATGAAATTCAACAGCAAACAATGTCCATGATATATCTTGGCATTCCGGAAGAGAATATCTTGGAGAAACACATTGAAGGAATTGAGCGATATTGTGGTTCAAATGCAAAAGTCAATAGCCTTGCTTCTCAGTATGTTCACAAGCTAGGCATGATTATCAAAAGGTCTACCCATGAGCTAGATCTTGACGATCAAGCTAGTATCCGCATGTGGGTTGAACGCAATagaaaatctgtattttttcaTCAAGATACTTCAGAGTCAGACCCCTTCATCTTGGGGATCCAAACAGAATGGCAGCTACAGCAAATGGTTCGTTTTGGTCATCGCAATGTTGTTGCAGCAGACTCGTCCTTTGGTGTAAAGAGGcttaaa TATCCCTTGTTCACACTACTTGTTTTTGATTCAAGACAACATGCACTTCCTGTCGCATGGATCATTACGCGTAGCTTTGCGAAGCCTGATGTGTCTAAGTGGCTTAACGCTTTAATTGACCGAGCTCGTAGTGTTGAGCCTGGATGGAAAGTCAGTGGATTTTTAATTGACGACGCTGCAGCTGATATTGATCTTTTGAG AGATATATTTGGTTGTCCTGTCCTATTTTCACTATGGCGTATACGTAGATCATGGCTAAGAAATATTGTCAGGAAATGCAATAATATTGAGGTTCAACGGGAGATTTTTAAGCGTCTGGGGACAATAGTGTACAGCATTTGGGGAGGCACAAATACATCAGTTGCTTTGGAACAATTCATGCTGGATTTTGTTGACCAAACTGATTTCATGGAATATTTCAAAGTCTCCTGggtgcccaagattg AAATGTGGCTTTCTATGATGAGAAATTTTCCGTTAGCAAGTCAGGAAGCTTCTGGAGCATTAGAAGCCTACCATGTTAAATTGAAAGCCAAACTTTTTGACGATTCACATCTTGGAGCGCTGCAAAGAGTAGATTGGTTAGTCCACAAGTTAACAACTGAGTTACATTCAAGCTACTGGCTTGATCGTTTTGCTGATGAAAGTGATTCTTTCCAGAATGTAAAGGAGGGATATATTGCTTCTACGTCATGGCATCGAGCACTTCAAATTCCTGACTCTGCTGTCTCCCTAGACGATAAAGACCGTCTCTTTGCCAAAGTTGCAAGCCAGAAAGACAGAAGCTTAATACATATTGTGTGGAATCCGGGATCAGAATTTTCATTCTGTGACTGTTCTTGGTCTTTGCAAGGTAACCTTTGCAAGCATGTCCTCAAAGTAAACATGATTTGTGACAATCTACAAGGTTGTCAACGATCAATGTCTTTTCGGTCATTTGAAGAGGTTTTGATGGATCTATGGAGGAAACCAGTGGATGATTCGTTTGCGTTGGACGTCTCATTGGCTTGGACTCACCAAATGCTAGATCAAATCCAAAAACTTGTTGAACTGAATAATTCTACTGATATTGGCACTGTAGTTACCAATATGCCTCTGAAGTGGGTGTCAAAGAAAGGAAGAACCTACATTGGCAAAAGATCTTCAGTTTTATCTACTCCAGGTAACCGTAACACAGACAGTGTTGTTACACATAAGAAGAATCGGAAGCGAAAAAGATTGTCACGACTAAGTTGA
- the LOC101498464 gene encoding uncharacterized protein isoform X2 — protein sequence MDMEMATVESIEKIPLQDPPEEEFSSADLTWTKFGNAEHHDEVALIPYDRVDAFIIGECCNVLCPTRFHIERGRKRTIGTLKEYKDDEYLEYRLYWCSFGPENYGEGGGILPSRRYRLNTRNRAARPQSMRGCTCHFVVKRLYARPSLALIIYNERRHVNKSGFVCHGPLDRDAIGPGAKKIPYICNEIQQQTMSMIYLGIPEENILEKHIEGIERYCGSNAKVNSLASQYVHKLGMIIKRSTHELDLDDQASIRMWVERNRKSVFFHQDTSESDPFILGIQTEWQLQQMVRFGHRNVVAADSSFGVKRLKYPLFTLLVFDSRQHALPVAWIITRSFAKPDVSKWLNALIDRARSVEPGWKVSGFLIDDAAADIDLLRDIFGCPVLFSLWRIRRSWLRNIVRKCNNIEVQREIFKRLGTIVYSIWGGTNTSVALEQFMLDFVDQTDFMEYFKVSWVPKIEMWLSMMRNFPLASQEASGALEAYHVKLKAKLFDDSHLGALQRVD from the exons ATGGACATGGAGATGGCTACAGTTGAATCAATAGAAAAGATTCCTTTACAAGATCCACCTGAAGAAGAGTTCTCTTCTGCTGACTTAACTTGGACCAAGTTTGGGAATGCTGAACACCATGATGAGGTTGCCCTTATCCCTTACGACAGAGTTGATGCTTTTATAATTGGTGAGTGCTGTAACGTGTTGTGCCCGACTCGGTTTCATATCGAGAGAGGAAGGAAACGAACTATTGGCACCTTGAAGGAGTACAAGGATGATGAATACCTTGAGTACAGGCT GTACTGGTGCTCGTTTGGTCCAGAAAATTATGGGGAGGGTGGAGGCATATTACCTAGTCGGAGATACCGACTTAATACCCGAAATCGTGCTGCTAGACCTCAATCAATGCGAGGTTGTACCTGTCATTTTGTTGTCAAACGTCTTTATGCCCGTCCGTCACTCGCACTTATTATATACAATGAGAGGCGTCATGTTAACAAGTCTGGTTTTGTCTGCCATGGACCACTTGATAGAGATGCCATTGGCCCAGGTGCCAAAAAAATTCCATATATATGCAATGAAATTCAACAGCAAACAATGTCCATGATATATCTTGGCATTCCGGAAGAGAATATCTTGGAGAAACACATTGAAGGAATTGAGCGATATTGTGGTTCAAATGCAAAAGTCAATAGCCTTGCTTCTCAGTATGTTCACAAGCTAGGCATGATTATCAAAAGGTCTACCCATGAGCTAGATCTTGACGATCAAGCTAGTATCCGCATGTGGGTTGAACGCAATagaaaatctgtattttttcaTCAAGATACTTCAGAGTCAGACCCCTTCATCTTGGGGATCCAAACAGAATGGCAGCTACAGCAAATGGTTCGTTTTGGTCATCGCAATGTTGTTGCAGCAGACTCGTCCTTTGGTGTAAAGAGGcttaaa TATCCCTTGTTCACACTACTTGTTTTTGATTCAAGACAACATGCACTTCCTGTCGCATGGATCATTACGCGTAGCTTTGCGAAGCCTGATGTGTCTAAGTGGCTTAACGCTTTAATTGACCGAGCTCGTAGTGTTGAGCCTGGATGGAAAGTCAGTGGATTTTTAATTGACGACGCTGCAGCTGATATTGATCTTTTGAG AGATATATTTGGTTGTCCTGTCCTATTTTCACTATGGCGTATACGTAGATCATGGCTAAGAAATATTGTCAGGAAATGCAATAATATTGAGGTTCAACGGGAGATTTTTAAGCGTCTGGGGACAATAGTGTACAGCATTTGGGGAGGCACAAATACATCAGTTGCTTTGGAACAATTCATGCTGGATTTTGTTGACCAAACTGATTTCATGGAATATTTCAAAGTCTCCTGggtgcccaagattg AAATGTGGCTTTCTATGATGAGAAATTTTCCGTTAGCAAGTCAGGAAGCTTCTGGAGCATTAGAAGCCTACCATGTTAAATTGAAAGCCAAACTTTTTGACGATTCACATCTTGGAGCGCTGCAAAGAGTAGATTG A